From one Rubrobacter xylanophilus genomic stretch:
- a CDS encoding succinic semialdehyde dehydrogenase yields METEERSAARDGRTAPATGALMAATGRIGRELLESLAREAVPGGGILEVECPFTGEVFAGVPRCAPEGVAEAFRRARGAQREWEGVSFRERARIFLRFHDEVLRRRDEILDLVQLETGKARLHVFEEVMDVAIVSRYYAHTAQRYLRSRRRRGVIPLLTTAVHHRHPKGVVGFIAPWNYPLTLAVSDAIPAIMAGNAAVIKPDRKTPLTALWLVRLLRECGLPRELVQVVCGAGGELGGPIVQNADFVMFTGSTATGREVAAAAARRLVDFSLELGGKNPMIVFEDADLDAAVEGAIRACFSSAGQLCMSAERLYVHDALYERFLSRFVERARRIKLGAGLDYGFEMGSLISASQLERVSSHVEEAVESGAEVLAGGRARPETGPYFYEPTVLAGVGKGARLFSEETFGPVVSVFPFHTTDEAVRLANATPYGLNASVWTRDLRRGAEVARRIRAGTVNVNEAYAPSWASTDAPMGGFKDSGVGRRHGEEGILKYTESQTVVTQRLLPLVAPVLGMGGETYAGVMSLSLRLMRRLPGVRGRW; encoded by the coding sequence ATGGAGACCGAGGAGCGCAGCGCTGCGCGCGACGGGCGGACCGCGCCGGCCACCGGGGCGCTCATGGCCGCCACCGGTCGCATCGGAAGGGAGCTGCTGGAGTCCCTCGCGCGGGAGGCGGTGCCCGGAGGGGGGATTCTGGAGGTCGAGTGCCCGTTCACCGGGGAGGTCTTCGCCGGGGTGCCGCGCTGCGCGCCGGAGGGTGTGGCTGAGGCCTTCCGGCGGGCCCGCGGGGCGCAGCGGGAGTGGGAGGGAGTCTCCTTCCGGGAGCGGGCCCGGATCTTCCTCCGCTTCCACGACGAGGTCCTGCGCCGGAGGGACGAGATCCTGGACCTCGTCCAGCTCGAGACCGGCAAGGCGCGCCTGCACGTCTTCGAGGAGGTGATGGACGTCGCCATCGTCTCCCGCTACTACGCCCACACCGCGCAGCGGTACCTGAGGAGCCGCCGCCGGCGCGGCGTCATCCCGCTGCTCACCACCGCCGTCCACCACCGGCACCCCAAGGGCGTGGTCGGCTTCATCGCGCCGTGGAACTACCCGCTCACGCTCGCCGTCTCCGACGCCATCCCGGCGATCATGGCCGGAAACGCCGCCGTCATAAAGCCCGACCGCAAGACCCCGCTCACCGCTCTCTGGCTCGTGAGGCTGCTCCGGGAGTGCGGTTTGCCGCGCGAGCTCGTGCAGGTCGTCTGCGGGGCCGGCGGCGAGCTCGGCGGGCCCATCGTCCAGAACGCCGACTTCGTCATGTTCACCGGCAGCACCGCGACCGGGCGGGAGGTCGCCGCCGCGGCGGCCCGCAGGCTCGTGGACTTCTCACTAGAGCTCGGCGGGAAGAACCCCATGATCGTCTTCGAGGACGCCGACCTCGACGCCGCCGTGGAGGGGGCGATCAGGGCCTGCTTCTCCAGCGCCGGTCAGCTGTGCATGTCCGCCGAACGGCTCTACGTGCACGACGCCCTCTACGAGCGCTTCCTCTCCCGCTTCGTCGAGCGGGCGCGGCGGATAAAGCTCGGTGCGGGGCTCGACTACGGCTTCGAGATGGGTTCCCTCATCTCCGCCTCCCAGCTCGAGAGGGTCTCCTCCCACGTCGAGGAGGCCGTGGAGAGCGGGGCCGAGGTGCTCGCCGGGGGCCGGGCGCGCCCGGAGACAGGCCCCTACTTCTACGAGCCGACCGTGCTCGCCGGGGTGGGGAAGGGGGCGAGGCTCTTCTCCGAGGAGACCTTCGGCCCGGTGGTCTCCGTCTTTCCCTTCCACACCACCGATGAAGCCGTCAGGCTGGCCAATGCGACCCCCTACGGCCTCAACGCCAGCGTCTGGACCCGCGACCTCCGGCGGGGAGCCGAGGTCGCCCGCCGCATCCGGGCCGGAACGGTCAACGTCAACGAGGCCTATGCCCCGTCCTGGGCCTCCACCGATGCCCCTATGGGCGGGTTCAAGGACTCCGGGGTGGGCCGGAGGCACGGGGAGGAGGGGATCCTCAAGTACACCGAGTCCCAGACCGTGGTGACCCAGCGGCTTTTGCCCCTCGTCGCCCCGGTCCTCGGGATGGGCGGGGAGACCTACGCCGGGGTCATGTCCCTCTCTTTGAGGCTCATGCGGCGCCTGCCCGGGGTGCGGGGCCGCTGGTAG
- a CDS encoding SDR family oxidoreductase → MTEVSGKVALVTGGAGGMGLLMAMKLARRGARVVIYDLDEAAVRRAVREIGAYNGGEAYGYVCDVSDRGMVYEVADRVRDEVGDVDVLINNAGVVTGKRLLEAPDEQIERVFKVNVLALYWVTKSFLPRMIERDSGHIVTIASAAGLVGVSKQTDYSASKHAAIGFMESLRVELKRYGHRGIRTTIVNPYYVDTGMFRGVRTRFPRILPILDPERVAEKVVRMIERNRQEIKMPLIVNTVPALHVLPADVLDWIMGFFGVNHSMDEFVGRQRSGERLVPGRALSRKG, encoded by the coding sequence ATGACGGAGGTTTCGGGGAAGGTTGCGCTGGTCACCGGGGGGGCTGGCGGGATGGGGCTTCTCATGGCGATGAAGCTGGCCCGGCGGGGGGCGCGGGTCGTGATCTACGACCTCGACGAGGCGGCGGTTAGGCGGGCGGTGCGGGAGATCGGGGCTTACAACGGGGGTGAGGCTTACGGGTACGTGTGCGACGTCTCCGACAGGGGGATGGTCTATGAGGTTGCGGACAGGGTACGGGACGAGGTGGGGGATGTCGACGTCCTCATAAACAACGCCGGGGTGGTCACCGGGAAGCGCTTGCTCGAGGCTCCGGACGAGCAGATAGAGCGGGTCTTCAAGGTGAACGTGCTCGCGCTCTACTGGGTGACCAAGTCCTTTCTGCCGCGCATGATCGAGCGCGATTCGGGGCACATCGTCACCATAGCCTCGGCTGCGGGGCTCGTGGGGGTCAGCAAGCAGACCGACTATTCGGCGAGCAAGCACGCGGCCATAGGGTTCATGGAGTCGCTGCGGGTAGAGCTCAAGCGCTACGGTCACCGGGGGATCCGGACGACCATCGTCAACCCGTACTACGTGGACACCGGGATGTTCCGGGGGGTGAGGACGCGTTTTCCGAGGATCCTGCCGATCCTCGATCCGGAGAGGGTTGCGGAGAAGGTGGTGCGCATGATCGAGCGCAACCGGCAGGAGATAAAGATGCCCCTCATCGTCAACACCGTCCCGGCGCTGCACGTACTGCCGGCGGACGTTCTGGACTGGATCATGGGCTTCTTCGGGGTCAACCACTCGATGGACGAGTTCGTGGGGCGTCAGAGGAGCGGGGAGAGGCTCGTGCCGGGGCGGGCTCTCTCCCGGAAGGGGTGA
- a CDS encoding AMP-dependent synthetase/ligase, whose protein sequence is MFRLERDRERVREVIERVRGSRSLPEAFRLTVLEKGEKPALGEKVGGRWREFSYREVYRRVGDFAAGLAGLGVGPGSRVAIMSANRVGWTVADVAIMSLGAATVPIFPTLGPRQVEHILGDSEARVVVVEGERQLSAVRESGARVEHVVCMDEAAGGEGVLGFSEVERRGARSRDPAWEAKMLSLGREDVATLIYTSGTSGRQKGVILTHGNLLSNLEAIIEVVPITDDDVGLSILPLSHVLERTCSQFLNLVGGGTNYTAESVERVQENLLEVRPTALLVVPRLFERVFAVIREQGTANPVRARIFESAVRTARAKYRHDAGEERMGPARRLLYRFYDLLVYRKVRAGLGGRVRFCVSGGARLEPWLGEFFYGAGIPVAEGYGLTETSPVISVNRFDDLRFGTVGPPLPNVEVRLSEGGEILVRGPNVTPGYHNLPEENAAAFTGDGWFRTGDIGEFDEGGRLKITDRAKDIMVLDTGKNVAPQPVETALANAPHIAQAMLVGDGRKFVAALVVPDFDAIRRTLGENLPAEHLCSDGRARELIRSEMEEATAGFPEHERPKKFALVPREWTEEGGEITPTLKLRRSAVAARHAHLVEELYASEGGRQLTRS, encoded by the coding sequence ATGTTCCGGCTTGAGCGAGATCGGGAGAGGGTCCGGGAGGTCATCGAGCGGGTGCGGGGGTCGAGGAGCCTGCCCGAGGCGTTTCGGCTGACGGTTCTGGAGAAGGGGGAGAAGCCGGCGCTTGGGGAGAAGGTCGGGGGGCGGTGGCGGGAGTTCTCCTACCGGGAGGTCTACCGGAGGGTGGGGGACTTTGCGGCGGGGCTCGCCGGGCTGGGGGTGGGGCCGGGATCCCGGGTTGCGATCATGTCCGCGAACCGGGTCGGCTGGACGGTCGCCGACGTGGCGATCATGAGCCTTGGGGCGGCGACGGTCCCCATCTTCCCCACGCTGGGGCCGCGGCAGGTGGAGCACATCCTGGGGGACTCCGAGGCCCGGGTAGTCGTGGTGGAGGGAGAGCGCCAGCTTTCGGCGGTCAGGGAGTCGGGGGCTCGTGTGGAGCACGTCGTGTGCATGGACGAGGCCGCTGGCGGAGAGGGCGTGCTCGGCTTCTCCGAGGTGGAGCGGAGGGGAGCCCGGAGCCGGGATCCGGCGTGGGAGGCCAAGATGCTCTCCCTGGGGCGGGAGGACGTGGCCACGCTCATCTACACCTCCGGCACCTCCGGGCGGCAGAAGGGTGTGATCCTGACCCACGGCAACCTGCTCTCCAATCTGGAGGCCATCATAGAGGTCGTCCCCATAACCGACGACGACGTGGGGCTCTCCATCCTTCCCCTCTCGCACGTGCTGGAGAGGACGTGCAGCCAGTTCTTGAACCTCGTCGGCGGGGGGACCAACTACACCGCCGAGTCCGTGGAGAGGGTGCAGGAGAACCTGCTGGAGGTGCGGCCCACGGCGCTGCTCGTCGTTCCGCGGCTCTTCGAGCGGGTCTTCGCGGTCATCCGGGAGCAGGGCACCGCCAACCCGGTGCGCGCCAGGATCTTCGAGAGCGCGGTACGCACCGCCCGCGCGAAGTACCGGCACGACGCCGGCGAGGAACGGATGGGCCCCGCCCGGCGGCTTTTGTACCGGTTCTACGACCTGCTCGTCTACCGCAAGGTCCGGGCCGGGCTGGGAGGCCGGGTCCGCTTCTGCGTGAGCGGCGGGGCCCGGCTGGAGCCCTGGCTCGGGGAGTTCTTCTACGGGGCCGGCATCCCGGTGGCCGAGGGCTACGGCCTCACCGAGACCTCCCCCGTGATCTCGGTGAACCGCTTCGACGACCTGCGGTTCGGTACCGTAGGGCCGCCGCTGCCCAACGTCGAGGTCCGGCTCTCGGAGGGAGGTGAGATCCTGGTCCGCGGCCCGAACGTGACCCCCGGGTACCACAACCTCCCGGAGGAGAACGCAGCCGCCTTCACCGGGGACGGCTGGTTCCGCACCGGAGACATCGGCGAGTTCGACGAGGGCGGCCGCCTGAAGATAACCGACCGGGCCAAGGACATAATGGTGCTGGACACCGGCAAGAACGTCGCCCCCCAACCAGTGGAGACGGCGCTCGCCAACGCCCCGCACATCGCCCAGGCGATGCTCGTCGGGGACGGGAGGAAGTTCGTCGCGGCGCTCGTCGTCCCGGACTTCGACGCAATACGCCGGACGCTGGGCGAGAACCTCCCCGCCGAGCACCTGTGCTCCGACGGGCGGGCGAGGGAGCTCATCCGTTCCGAGATGGAGGAGGCGACCGCAGGGTTCCCCGAGCACGAGAGGCCCAAGAAGTTCGCCCTGGTCCCCCGGGAGTGGACCGAGGAGGGCGGGGAGATCACACCGACCCTCAAGCTGCGCAGAAGCGCGGTCGCCGCCCGCCACGCGCACCTCGTCGAAGAGCTCTACGCCTCAGAAGGCGGTCGGCAGCTGACAAGGAGCTGA
- a CDS encoding SCP2 sterol-binding domain-containing protein has protein sequence MEYGSAREYFEKMREELDADQIRELKGTYGFDIRDAGKFIVRFNEDGTLEVFDGDAGVEPDCTLMAKEKDWLSIVSGKTKPMSAFMTNKLKVKGSLGKAMKLQKVLDGGSR, from the coding sequence ATGGAGTATGGTTCGGCGCGGGAGTACTTCGAGAAGATGCGGGAGGAGCTGGATGCGGATCAGATCCGGGAGCTAAAGGGGACCTACGGGTTCGACATCCGGGACGCCGGGAAGTTCATCGTGCGGTTCAACGAGGACGGGACGCTCGAGGTGTTCGACGGGGACGCCGGGGTGGAGCCCGACTGCACCCTCATGGCCAAAGAGAAGGACTGGCTCTCCATCGTCTCCGGCAAGACGAAGCCGATGAGCGCCTTCATGACCAACAAGCTGAAGGTCAAGGGCAGCCTTGGCAAGGCCATGAAGCTGCAGAAGGTTCTCGACGGCGGCTCCCGCTAG
- a CDS encoding universal stress protein, with protein MSESARKILLATDGSREAERAAGMARELSGALGAELHVLYVRPVPEAYINQWSMAEPEFIDEIFESTGREARRKAEEEAAKIGAVAGVHAAVGRADAEIVRLAEELGAEMVVVGSRGLGAVRRALMGSVSVSVVRHAHTSVLVVRGEPDAETYFPGRILLATDGSKEAEVASRMAVEISVATDSPLHLLYALDLTPRPPYPHPLAGERWEHYLEEAKEKAREFVEERADRLRAAGAEVAVAKVAFGRPDAEIVEEAEELGASLVVTGSRGLGGVRRALMGSVSDSVVRHAHCPVLVVRRQEGRSR; from the coding sequence ATGAGCGAGTCCGCGAGGAAGATCCTGCTGGCGACCGACGGCTCCCGGGAGGCCGAGCGCGCCGCCGGGATGGCCCGGGAGCTCTCCGGGGCGCTCGGTGCGGAGCTGCACGTTCTCTATGTACGGCCCGTCCCGGAAGCTTACATCAACCAGTGGTCGATGGCCGAGCCGGAGTTTATCGACGAGATCTTCGAGAGCACCGGGCGCGAGGCGAGAAGGAAGGCCGAAGAAGAGGCGGCGAAGATCGGGGCGGTGGCGGGCGTCCACGCGGCGGTGGGGCGGGCCGACGCCGAGATCGTGCGCCTCGCCGAGGAGCTGGGTGCCGAGATGGTGGTCGTGGGCAGCCGGGGGCTCGGGGCCGTGAGGCGGGCGCTGATGGGGAGCGTCTCGGTGAGCGTGGTGCGCCACGCCCACACCTCCGTCCTCGTCGTTCGGGGAGAGCCGGACGCCGAAACCTACTTCCCCGGCAGGATACTGCTCGCCACCGACGGCTCCAAGGAAGCGGAGGTCGCCTCCCGGATGGCGGTCGAGATCTCGGTCGCCACCGACTCGCCACTGCACCTGCTCTATGCACTGGACCTCACCCCCCGCCCTCCCTACCCGCATCCTCTGGCCGGGGAGAGGTGGGAGCACTACCTGGAGGAGGCGAAGGAGAAGGCCAGGGAGTTCGTCGAGGAGAGGGCGGATCGGCTGCGGGCGGCGGGCGCCGAGGTTGCCGTGGCCAAGGTGGCTTTCGGCAGACCCGACGCCGAGATAGTGGAGGAGGCCGAAGAGCTCGGCGCGAGCCTCGTCGTCACCGGGAGCCGGGGACTGGGCGGCGTCCGGCGGGCGCTGATGGGGAGCGTCTCGGACTCGGTGGTGCGCCACGCCCACTGCCCGGTGCTGGTGGTCCGCCGGCAGGAAGGGAGGTCCCGATGA
- a CDS encoding helix-turn-helix transcriptional regulator — MHEVMGAEDAIRELPAAVRRIVEARTGDAVFVIAPDYRVVYWDEKAEEITGLLADDVLGRRCYEVVLGEREGGAPFCTYGCSVMHLARAGRPVSSYDMRITTRAGEKRWVNVSNLSVDSEEGPYLVHLLRDSQGAHDTLEMARGLIRLSSKREAAATSRRDVPALTPRQLEVLQLIAAGKTVKEIGAELYLSEATVRNHVSAVLRALDAHSQLEAVAKARRAGLLSR, encoded by the coding sequence ATGCATGAGGTCATGGGAGCCGAGGACGCCATACGCGAGCTTCCGGCGGCGGTGCGCAGGATCGTGGAGGCCCGCACGGGGGACGCGGTCTTCGTGATCGCCCCCGACTACCGCGTCGTGTACTGGGATGAGAAGGCCGAGGAGATCACGGGGCTCCTGGCCGACGACGTGCTGGGCCGGCGCTGCTACGAGGTGGTCTTGGGCGAGCGGGAGGGCGGGGCTCCCTTCTGCACCTACGGGTGCTCGGTGATGCACCTGGCCCGTGCCGGGCGTCCCGTCTCCAGCTACGACATGCGCATCACCACCCGTGCAGGGGAGAAGCGCTGGGTCAACGTGAGCAACCTGAGCGTGGACTCGGAGGAAGGTCCGTACCTGGTGCACCTGCTGCGCGACTCGCAGGGCGCGCACGACACCCTGGAGATGGCCCGCGGGCTCATCCGGCTCTCCTCCAAGAGGGAGGCTGCCGCTACCTCCCGCAGGGACGTCCCCGCGCTGACGCCCCGCCAGCTGGAGGTGCTGCAGCTGATCGCCGCGGGCAAGACGGTCAAGGAGATCGGGGCCGAGCTCTACCTCTCGGAGGCCACGGTCAGAAACCACGTCAGCGCCGTGTTGCGGGCGCTGGACGCCCACTCCCAGCTCGAGGCGGTGGCGAAGGCCCGGAGGGCAGGGCTGCTCTCCCGCTAG
- the cydB gene encoding cytochrome d ubiquinol oxidase subunit II — translation METIWFIAVAFMIAMYVLLDGFDLGAGAIHLAAAKNDRERRTIIRAIGPVWDGNEVWLIAAGGTLFFAFPLLYASSFSGFYLPLIIVLWLLMIRGLAVELRGHLENPLWASFWDAAFFFGSSLLIVFYGAALGNVVRGVPLNADGYFFQPLWTDFSPFSEEPGILDWYTVLIGLLAFTTLTAHGANWIALKTENALNARSRRISLAFSLATAALTLVATPATFWVSPWMLEGFLERPYGLVLPLLALAGLAGMILLPLSGRDRPAFFASGAYVLGMLGSTAFAVYPRVLPAVDPQNSLTIQNAASSDYSQAVGLAWWSIGMVLAAVYFVLIYRLFRGKVNLEDEGY, via the coding sequence ATGGAGACGATCTGGTTTATAGCGGTTGCGTTCATGATCGCCATGTACGTCCTTCTGGACGGCTTCGACCTCGGCGCGGGCGCCATCCACCTCGCTGCGGCGAAGAACGACCGGGAGCGGCGCACCATCATACGCGCCATCGGCCCGGTGTGGGACGGCAACGAGGTCTGGCTCATCGCCGCGGGAGGGACCCTCTTCTTCGCCTTCCCCCTCCTCTACGCCTCCAGCTTCTCGGGGTTCTACCTGCCGCTCATCATCGTGCTGTGGCTCCTGATGATCCGGGGGCTGGCCGTCGAACTCCGCGGACACCTCGAGAACCCGCTCTGGGCCTCGTTCTGGGATGCCGCCTTCTTCTTCGGCAGCTCCCTGCTCATCGTCTTCTACGGCGCGGCCCTGGGCAACGTGGTGCGCGGCGTCCCCCTCAACGCCGACGGCTATTTCTTCCAGCCCCTGTGGACGGATTTCAGCCCCTTCTCCGAAGAGCCCGGCATCCTGGACTGGTACACGGTCCTGATCGGGCTTCTGGCCTTCACGACGCTCACCGCGCACGGGGCGAACTGGATCGCGCTGAAGACCGAGAACGCGCTCAACGCCCGCTCGCGCAGGATCTCACTCGCCTTCTCCTTGGCGACGGCCGCCCTCACCCTGGTTGCGACTCCGGCGACCTTCTGGGTGAGCCCCTGGATGCTGGAGGGCTTTCTGGAACGCCCCTACGGCCTCGTCCTGCCGCTCCTAGCCCTCGCCGGGCTCGCCGGCATGATCCTGCTCCCCCTCTCTGGGCGCGACCGGCCGGCCTTTTTCGCGTCGGGCGCCTACGTCCTGGGGATGCTGGGGAGCACGGCCTTCGCCGTCTACCCGCGGGTGTTGCCCGCCGTGGACCCGCAGAACAGCCTCACCATCCAGAACGCCGCCTCCTCGGACTACAGCCAGGCCGTGGGGCTTGCTTGGTGGAGCATCGGCATGGTCCTCGCCGCCGTCTACTTCGTCCTCATCTACCGCCTCTTCCGCGGCAAGGTGAACCTGGAGGACGAGGGTTATTAG
- a CDS encoding cytochrome ubiquinol oxidase subunit I — protein sequence MEDALLVSRLQFAFTVTYHYLFPMFTMGLALLVFVLKTIYMRTGNDLYNESARFWGRIFAISFVMGVVTGIPLEFQFGTNWAAFSAFTGDIIAQTLAMEGAFAFFLESAFVGLFLFGERRFGQRVHWFSSLMVFLGTWGSGYFIITTNAWMQNPVGYRVLENGNIELNDYWAVLLNPWMVWQFLHNMGGAVVCAAFVMAGLGAFYLLSERDHGYARIFLKVGVVSGVLASLWMLFPTGHFHSEMVAEEQPATLAAMEGLFETEQPAGIVILGQPDVENRTIDNPLVVPRALSFLIYQNWNAEVKGLEAFPEENWPDNIPLLYYSYHVMVGLGTIFIAVMVLAAFLLWRGRLYGSRWMLWVLMLAIPFPFIANTAGWLTAELGRQPWLAYGLFRTEEGVSPLISSGSVLFTLIGFAGMYLIMGLLYIVLMVREVSHGPQAEGEPQEEPGGVTA from the coding sequence TTGGAGGACGCCCTGCTCGTGAGCCGCCTGCAGTTCGCCTTCACCGTGACCTATCACTACCTCTTTCCCATGTTCACGATGGGGCTCGCGCTGCTCGTCTTCGTGCTCAAGACCATCTACATGAGGACGGGCAACGACCTCTACAACGAGTCGGCGCGGTTCTGGGGCAGGATCTTCGCCATCTCCTTCGTCATGGGCGTCGTCACCGGCATCCCCCTGGAGTTCCAGTTCGGCACCAACTGGGCCGCCTTCTCCGCCTTCACCGGCGACATCATCGCCCAGACCCTGGCGATGGAGGGCGCCTTCGCCTTTTTCCTGGAGAGCGCCTTCGTGGGGCTCTTTCTCTTTGGCGAGCGGCGTTTCGGCCAGCGGGTGCACTGGTTCTCCTCGCTCATGGTTTTCTTGGGGACCTGGGGCTCGGGCTACTTCATCATCACCACCAACGCCTGGATGCAGAACCCGGTCGGCTACCGGGTTCTGGAGAACGGCAACATAGAGCTGAACGACTACTGGGCCGTGCTCCTGAACCCGTGGATGGTCTGGCAGTTTCTGCACAACATGGGTGGGGCCGTGGTGTGCGCGGCGTTCGTGATGGCGGGGCTCGGGGCCTTCTACCTGCTCTCGGAGCGCGACCACGGGTACGCCAGGATCTTCCTGAAGGTCGGGGTGGTCTCCGGCGTGCTCGCGAGCCTCTGGATGCTCTTCCCGACCGGACATTTCCACAGCGAGATGGTCGCCGAGGAGCAGCCCGCCACGCTCGCCGCCATGGAGGGGCTCTTCGAGACCGAGCAGCCCGCCGGGATCGTCATCCTCGGCCAGCCCGACGTGGAGAACAGGACCATAGACAACCCCCTCGTCGTCCCGCGCGCCCTGAGCTTCCTGATCTACCAGAACTGGAACGCGGAGGTGAAGGGCCTGGAGGCCTTCCCCGAGGAGAACTGGCCGGACAACATCCCGCTGCTCTACTACTCCTACCACGTCATGGTGGGGCTCGGGACGATCTTCATAGCCGTCATGGTGCTCGCCGCCTTTCTGCTGTGGCGGGGCCGGCTCTATGGGTCGCGCTGGATGCTCTGGGTCCTCATGCTAGCCATCCCCTTCCCGTTCATAGCGAACACTGCCGGGTGGCTGACGGCGGAGCTGGGCCGTCAGCCCTGGCTCGCCTACGGTCTCTTCCGCACCGAAGAGGGCGTCTCTCCGCTCATCTCCTCGGGGAGCGTCCTCTTCACCCTCATAGGGTTCGCGGGGATGTACCTGATCATGGGCCTCCTCTACATCGTGCTGATGGTGCGCGAGGTCTCACATGGCCCGCAGGCCGAAGGGGAACCTCAGGAGGAGCCCGGAGGCGTCACGGCGTAG